CAAAAGAAATCGATCCGAAAAGCACCACTAGAGCAATGGCGTTCAAGCTATGGATGCAAGCACCAAATCCGATGGTGACATTTTTCAAATCTTTGAATGTCACAAGGCTCGTGAAGGTGAGCAAGAAGCGCGGCTTGAAATTCAACATGCTTTTGGATTACTGCATCGGTAAGGCCGCTACAAACATCAAGGAATTTTACATGCTCCCGGTAAATGGGAAACTTATGCAATACGATTCAATTGCGGTCAATACAATCGTGAAAAACGACGAAGGCGAAATCAACTCTTGCGACATTCCGTTTTCCGAAGACTTGGCGACATTCAATCGCGACTATCTCAAATACACAAAAATCGTGGCAGAAAGTTGTGGGGATTGGGACTTGTCCGAGAACAGCATGGTCATCGGCACGTCGGCGATTATCGACACGGAAATTGACGGCGCTGTCGGCATGAATTCCGGCATTTTCAACAACCCGTTTATGATTTGGGGGCGGTTTAGGCGAAAGTTTTTCCGCTATGAATTGCCGGTTTCGTTCCAGTTTCACCACACGCAAATGGACGGCGCTCACGCCGGGAAGTTCCTCGCGAACTTGCAAAACGCCATTGATGAACTACGATAAAAATGATGAAAAGATTACGATTCGGAGCAGCGCTCCACTTCCTTATAGCTATTGGTCATGTATGCTGCCTGTTCGCTTTAGACGAGGCATTCGAAGCCTATGGAATTAAAGACTTCATGCATCAGATGGTATCAGGCCACATTTGGATGTTGTATGCCCTGACCATCGGTCTTGCCTTTGCATTCTGCGTGGCTGGACTTTACGCACTCTCGGCTACCGGCGACATCCGGCGCTTGCCCTTGATACGTATGGCAGTCATCACCATTGTTGTGCTCTACAGCCTTCGCGCTCTGGTTGGTGGTTTTAGCTGTATCAATGATTTTACTTGGTTGCGATGTGTCTCGTCCCTCATTCCCGCTGTTATTGCATGGTGCTACTGGCCTGGAGTTAATTTGGGGAGGCGAACGTCCTAAATCTTTTGTATTTAGTATAGTCAACGACGAAAGTAAAACTCTAACAAACGATTGAATTTATGGTAATAAAGAAATTGGATCACAAACTAACAGTCTGTAAAGTAGCGGACGTTAGTGATTTTGATACGGGTAAGGATTTCTATTTTATTGGCAAGACCGACGAAGAAATATCCCTCGTATGCAAAACAGATGATGTTCCCCAAAATACTATTGAACGAGATGATGGATGGCGAGGATTCCGTATTCAGGGTGTACTTGATTTTTCTCTTATAGGTATTCTTTCGAAACTCTCGGCTATTCTTGCAGAAAATGGCGTTGGAATTTTTGCGATATCCACTTTCAATACGGATTATATCCTTGTGAAAGCCGAAAATTTCGAGAAAGCGCTGAAAGTCTTGTCTGATGCGGGATATGGCGTGGTGTGATAAAGCCTCAAAGAAAGGATTATAATCGGATGAACTCTATTATCATTTACGGGAGCCGTTATGGCTCGACAAAACGCTACGCCGAACGCCTCTCCGAAATCACAGGGCTCAAGGCTGTTTTTTTCAAAGACGTGAAAAGCGTTGCCGGCTATGACCGCATCGTCTATCTGGGCGCCCTCTGCGCCGGCGGTGTCATGGGCCTTAAGAAAACGGTTTGCGGCCTCTCTGCAAGTCAGGAACTGTTTGTCGCGACCGTCGGTCTCGCCGACCCGACCGATGCCGAAAACGTCAACCACATCAGGGGCTGCCTAAAGAAGCAGGTTCCCGCATCGCATTACGACGAAAGCAAAATCTTCCACCTTCGCGGCGCCATCGATTACACCAAACTCAGCTTGAAACACAGAATCATGATGAAGCTTTTGTATTCGAAGGTCACGAAAATCCCCGAAGCGGAGCGCAACGCCGAAGTCCGCGCCCTCATCGCCACCTACGGCAAGCAAGTGG
This sequence is a window from uncultured Fibrobacter sp.. Protein-coding genes within it:
- a CDS encoding flavodoxin domain-containing protein — encoded protein: MNSIIIYGSRYGSTKRYAERLSEITGLKAVFFKDVKSVAGYDRIVYLGALCAGGVMGLKKTVCGLSASQELFVATVGLADPTDAENVNHIRGCLKKQVPASHYDESKIFHLRGAIDYTKLSLKHRIMMKLLYSKVTKIPEAERNAEVRALIATYGKQVDFVNFDTLEPIAQILK
- a CDS encoding ACT domain-containing protein, which encodes MVIKKLDHKLTVCKVADVSDFDTGKDFYFIGKTDEEISLVCKTDDVPQNTIERDDGWRGFRIQGVLDFSLIGILSKLSAILAENGVGIFAISTFNTDYILVKAENFEKALKVLSDAGYGVV
- a CDS encoding CatA-like O-acetyltransferase, family 2, with the protein product MAKEIDPKSTTRAMAFKLWMQAPNPMVTFFKSLNVTRLVKVSKKRGLKFNMLLDYCIGKAATNIKEFYMLPVNGKLMQYDSIAVNTIVKNDEGEINSCDIPFSEDLATFNRDYLKYTKIVAESCGDWDLSENSMVIGTSAIIDTEIDGAVGMNSGIFNNPFMIWGRFRRKFFRYELPVSFQFHHTQMDGAHAGKFLANLQNAIDELR